One region of Aquipuribacter sp. SD81 genomic DNA includes:
- a CDS encoding DoxX family protein: MGLGAAMVGAGLGHLTTLREEFRAQVPQWFPVGADLTVLASGAVEVALGSALLLAPRRLRRTVGLLLAAFYVVVFPGNVAQYLEGTDAFGLDSDTSRFVRLLFQPVLVLAALFAGGVIPRGRERSDP, from the coding sequence GTGGGGCTCGGCGCCGCGATGGTCGGCGCCGGCCTCGGCCACCTCACGACGCTGCGCGAGGAGTTCCGCGCCCAGGTGCCCCAGTGGTTCCCCGTCGGCGCCGACCTCACCGTGCTCGCATCCGGCGCGGTGGAGGTCGCCCTCGGCTCCGCCCTGCTCCTGGCCCCCCGGCGCCTCCGCCGCACGGTCGGGCTGCTGCTCGCGGCGTTCTACGTCGTGGTCTTTCCCGGCAACGTCGCCCAGTACCTCGAGGGGACCGACGCGTTCGGGCTCGACTCCGACACGAGCCGCTTCGTGCGGCTGCTGTTCCAGCCGGTGCTCGTGCTCGCCGCGCTGTTCGCCGGTGGGGTCATCCCCCGCGGGCGGGAGCGGAGCGACCCCTAG
- a CDS encoding ATP-binding cassette domain-containing protein: MIHARGLARTFRTRKGRAREDVVAVAGVDLDVAEGEVVGFLGPNGAGKTTTLRMLVTLLAPTSGTATVAGHDVARDPVAVRRSIGYVSQSGSTSREAVAGEEVVDHGMLYGIPRQRAETRGRELFEQLDLPGAWTRKPGSLSGGQRRRLDIAMGLVHDPRLVFLDEPTTGLDPQARANLWTHIRSLREQRGMTVFLTTHYLDEADALCDRILVIDHGRIVAADSPDALKRQVAGDLVELDVLDPARVGDAVAVLGGVDGAAEVSADGARVSTRLPNAGRVLPGLLRELDVRGVALDAVEVRRPTLDDVFLTMTGRSLREES; the protein is encoded by the coding sequence CGCCCGCACGTTCCGCACCCGCAAGGGCCGCGCCCGCGAGGACGTCGTCGCGGTGGCCGGGGTCGACCTCGACGTCGCCGAGGGCGAGGTCGTCGGCTTCCTCGGCCCGAACGGCGCCGGCAAGACGACGACGCTGCGCATGCTCGTCACCCTCCTGGCCCCGACCTCCGGCACCGCGACGGTCGCCGGGCACGACGTCGCCCGCGACCCCGTCGCCGTGCGACGCTCCATCGGGTACGTGTCGCAGTCCGGCTCGACCTCCCGGGAGGCCGTCGCGGGGGAGGAGGTCGTCGACCACGGCATGCTCTACGGCATCCCGCGGCAGCGCGCCGAGACCCGCGGCCGGGAGCTGTTCGAGCAGCTCGACCTGCCCGGGGCGTGGACGCGGAAGCCGGGCAGCCTGTCCGGCGGGCAGCGGCGCCGCCTCGACATCGCGATGGGCCTCGTCCACGACCCGCGGCTGGTGTTCCTCGACGAGCCGACGACCGGCCTGGACCCGCAGGCGCGCGCGAACCTGTGGACCCACATCCGCTCGCTGCGCGAGCAGCGCGGCATGACGGTGTTCCTCACCACCCACTACCTCGACGAGGCCGACGCGCTGTGCGACCGGATCCTCGTCATCGACCACGGCCGGATCGTCGCCGCCGACAGCCCCGACGCGCTCAAGCGCCAGGTGGCCGGCGACCTCGTCGAGCTCGACGTGCTCGACCCGGCGCGCGTCGGCGACGCGGTCGCGGTGCTCGGCGGGGTCGACGGCGCCGCCGAGGTGAGCGCCGACGGCGCGCGGGTGTCGACCCGGCTGCCGAACGCCGGTCGCGTGCTGCCCGGCCTGCTGCGCGAGCTCGACGTGCGCGGGGTCGCGCTCGACGCCGTCGAGGTGCGCCGGCCCACCCTCGACGACGTGTTCCTCACCATGACCGGCCGCTCGCTGCGGGAGGAGTCCTGA
- a CDS encoding ABC transporter permease encodes MTTTTSATVPSPRTSADGGAASRVGAAEFARQTGIVWRRQMRMNLRNPAWVIIGLAQPVLYLVFFGPLLEPIAEQIGTQNAYTFFVPGLLVQLGLFGALFAGFGLIAEWREGVVEAERVTPASRTALLLGRVLRDVVLLTVQGVLLVSLAFAFGLRASLGGLLLGLVMVMFVGGACSAASNALALTTKSEDVMAPVLNSIVLPVLLLSGILLPISTATGAPGWLVAVSSVIPTRYVVDAVRAVFAGEWGLTVVWGLAWTLVLFVLGTWVGTRTFRKENA; translated from the coding sequence ATGACGACCACCACCTCGGCCACGGTGCCGAGCCCGCGGACGTCCGCCGACGGAGGCGCCGCCTCGCGGGTCGGCGCGGCGGAGTTCGCACGGCAGACCGGCATCGTGTGGCGCCGGCAGATGCGCATGAACCTCCGTAACCCCGCGTGGGTGATCATCGGGCTCGCGCAGCCCGTCCTCTACCTCGTGTTCTTCGGGCCGCTGCTCGAGCCCATCGCCGAGCAGATCGGCACGCAGAACGCGTACACGTTCTTCGTGCCCGGGCTGCTCGTGCAGCTCGGCCTGTTCGGGGCGCTGTTCGCGGGCTTCGGGCTGATCGCCGAGTGGCGCGAGGGGGTCGTCGAGGCCGAGCGGGTCACGCCCGCCTCGCGCACGGCCCTGCTGCTCGGGCGGGTGCTCCGCGACGTCGTGCTCCTCACCGTGCAGGGCGTCCTGCTCGTGTCGCTCGCCTTCGCGTTCGGGCTGCGGGCGTCCCTCGGCGGGCTGCTGCTCGGCCTCGTCATGGTGATGTTCGTCGGCGGGGCGTGCTCCGCGGCCTCCAACGCCCTCGCGCTCACGACGAAGAGCGAGGACGTCATGGCCCCGGTCCTCAACAGCATCGTGCTGCCCGTGCTGCTGCTGTCCGGCATCCTCCTGCCGATCTCCACCGCCACCGGGGCGCCCGGCTGGCTCGTGGCGGTGAGCAGCGTGATCCCCACCCGCTACGTCGTCGACGCGGTGCGTGCCGTGTTCGCCGGCGAGTGGGGCCTGACGGTCGTGTGGGGTCTCGCGTGGACCCTGGTGCTCTTCGTGCTCGGTACGTGGGTGGGCACGCGCACGTTCCGCAAGGAGAACGCCTAG